A region from the Vigna radiata var. radiata cultivar VC1973A unplaced genomic scaffold, Vradiata_ver6 scaffold_234, whole genome shotgun sequence genome encodes:
- the LOC106753149 gene encoding dnaJ protein homolog: MFGRAPKKSDSTRYYEILGVAKNASQEDLKKAYKKAAIKNHPDKGGDPEKFKELAQAYEVLSDPEKREVYDTYGEDALKEGMGGGGGGHDPFDIFSSFFGGNPFGGGGSSRGRRQRRGEDVVHPLKVSLEDLYLGTSKKLSLSRNVLCSKCNGKGSKSGASMTCAGCQGSGMKLSIRHLGPSMIQQVQHVCNECKGTGETISDRDRCTQCKGEKVVQEKKVLEVVVEKGMQNGQKITFPGEADESPDTITGDIVFVLQQKEHPKFKRKAEDLFVEHTLSLTEALCGFQFVLAHLDGRQLLIKSNPGEVVKPDSYKAINDEGMPMYQRPFMKGRLYIHFTVEFPDSLSLEQVKAIETVLPAKTSSQKLTDMELDECEETTLHDVNMEEESRRRQQTSQEAYEEDEDMHGGAQRVQCAQQ; this comes from the exons ATGTTTGGGAGGGCGCCCAAGAAAAGCGACAGCACTAGGTACTATGAAATCCTTGGCGTCGCCAAGAACGCGTCGCAGGAGGATTTGAAAAAGGCTTACAAGAAAGCCGCCATAAAAAATCACCCCGACAAAGGTGGCGATCCCGAGAAG TTCAAAGAGCTTGCTCAAGCCTATGAGGTTCTTAGTGACCCTGAGAAACGTGAGGTTTACGATACTTACGGTGAAGATGCTCTTAAGGAGGGAATGggtggcggcggcggtggcCACGACCCGTTTGATATCTTCAGTTCGTTCTTTGGTGGAAATCCGTTTGGTGGGG GTGGTAGCAGTAGAGGAAGGAGACAGAGACGGGGAGAAGATGTGGTTCACCCTCTTAAGGTCTCTCTGGAGGATCTTTATCTTGGAACGTCTAAGAAACTCTCTCTCTCACGAAATGTGTTGTGCTCAAAATGCAATGG GAAGGGTTCAAAGTCTGGGGCTTCAATGACTTGTGCTGGTTGCCAGGGTAGTGGTATGAAGTTGTCGATCAGGCACCTTGGTCCTTCTATGATTCAGCAAGTGCAACATGTTTGCAATGAGTGTAAGGGCACCGGAGAGACCATCAGTGACAGAGACCGATGCACTCAATGCAAGGGAGAGAAGGTTGTTCAGGAGAAGAAAGTACTTGAAGTTGTTGTGGAGAAAGGAATGCAGAATGGACAGAAGATTACATTCCCTGGTGAAGCTGATGAATCA CCTGATACAATCACTGGGGATATTGTATTTGTCTTGCAACAGAAGGAACATCCAAAGTTCAAAAGAAAGGCTGAAGACCTTTTTGTCGAGCATACTTTGTCTCTCACCGAGGCTCTATGTGGTTTCCAGTTTGTGCTGGCTCACTTGGATGGTCGACAACTCCTTATCAAATCAAACCCTGGGGAGGTTGTCAAGCCTG ATTCATACAAGGCTATAAACGATGAGGGAATGCCAATGTACCAGAGGCCGTTCATGAAGGGGAGGCTTTACATTCATTTCACTGTGGAATTTCCTGATTCTCTGAGCCTTGAACAGGTGAAGGCCATAGAGACTGTTTTGCCAGCGAAGACTTCATCACAAAAGTTGACAGACATGGAGCTGGACGAGTGTGAAGAGACTACACTTCATGATGTGAACATGGAGGAAGAGTCAAGGAGGAGGCAACAAACTTCGCAGGAGGCGTACGAGGAGGATGAGGACATGCATGGCGGTGCTCAGAGAGTACAGTGCGCTCAGCAGTAA